From one Chloroflexota bacterium genomic stretch:
- a CDS encoding DUF3179 domain-containing (seleno)protein — MSGKWKWIAGLAIASLVISACAAASVSEPVGEVATGESLQQNPQEERLLVVTPTPDALPPPSNQLSDGEYRWSQLLSRDAIRPVYEPEFVAAEQAPYDDDELVIGVEINGDAKAYAIGPLNSREMVNDELGGRPILVTWUPLCYTGIVHDRTIDGEIFVFGNQGGLFMNAMTWFDHQTGSVWSQVWGQAIAGPLKGTTLDLIAAAIVPWDTWKSQHPETLAMTTGKSGGFSRTEPLSGNWVAGIVLGEHSKAFDFRALVRQGIVNDFVGPFPVAVIADRDTRDIRAYLRQVDEKVLTLSLTDDGETLVDGETGSQWRLLNGLGLQGELQEEALLPIPYISSFDWAWLDFHPDSEIYR, encoded by the coding sequence ATGTCTGGAAAGTGGAAATGGATAGCGGGGCTGGCGATCGCATCCCTTGTGATTTCAGCATGTGCCGCAGCGTCGGTTTCAGAACCGGTGGGAGAAGTTGCCACCGGTGAATCTTTGCAGCAGAATCCGCAAGAGGAGCGTCTTCTCGTTGTCACGCCAACCCCTGATGCGCTGCCACCCCCCAGCAATCAGTTGAGCGACGGCGAGTATCGCTGGAGTCAGCTGCTGAGCCGGGACGCCATCCGACCGGTCTACGAACCGGAGTTCGTGGCAGCAGAACAGGCTCCCTACGACGACGATGAGTTGGTCATCGGTGTCGAGATCAACGGCGATGCCAAGGCCTATGCCATAGGCCCCCTTAACAGCCGCGAAATGGTCAACGACGAGTTGGGTGGCAGGCCTATCCTGGTAACATGGTGACCTCTTTGTTATACCGGCATCGTGCATGACCGGACAATCGACGGAGAAATCTTCGTTTTCGGCAACCAGGGCGGCCTATTCATGAATGCCATGACCTGGTTCGATCATCAAACAGGCAGCGTCTGGAGCCAGGTGTGGGGGCAGGCCATCGCAGGCCCTCTCAAAGGCACGACCCTCGATTTGATTGCCGCCGCCATCGTGCCGTGGGACACCTGGAAGAGCCAACACCCCGAGACGCTGGCCATGACAACTGGCAAGAGTGGAGGTTTTTCCCGAACAGAGCCTCTTTCCGGCAACTGGGTTGCGGGTATCGTTCTTGGCGAGCACAGCAAGGCATTCGACTTCAGGGCACTCGTTCGGCAAGGGATTGTCAACGACTTCGTCGGGCCGTTCCCGGTCGCCGTCATTGCTGACAGGGATACCCGCGACATTCGTGCCTATCTCCGACAGGTTGACGAGAAAGTATTGACCCTGTCGTTGACTGATGATGGTGAGACCCTGGTGGATGGGGAAACCGGCAGCCAATGGCGTTTGCTCAACGGATTGGGCCTGCAAGGCGAGCTCCAGGAAGAAGCCTTGCTGCCGATCCCTTATATCTCATCCTTCGACTGGGCCTGGCTGGATTTTCATCCCGATAGTGAGATCTACCGGTAG
- a CDS encoding Na+/H+ antiporter subunit E — MSYLILIALFTLTYLALTSNFSPGNILLGLLMSCIIIALWRPRRRNASLRDWLVAGVSLVRYIAILIFDLVASGIQTARIVLDPRLPIHPGIIAIPCVNDTELNMALSAHAITLTPGELVVEIDGDGIMYTHCLDTSRTEENISDAQEMRRELLDKIIP; from the coding sequence ATGAGCTACCTCATCTTGATAGCGCTGTTTACACTCACCTATCTGGCGCTCACCTCGAATTTCAGCCCCGGCAACATCCTGCTTGGGCTGCTGATGTCCTGCATTATCATCGCCCTGTGGCGGCCGAGACGCCGCAATGCCAGCCTGCGGGATTGGCTGGTCGCGGGCGTCTCGCTGGTCCGCTACATCGCCATATTGATCTTTGACCTGGTAGCCAGCGGCATTCAGACGGCCCGTATCGTTCTGGATCCCCGATTGCCGATTCATCCAGGTATCATCGCCATTCCCTGTGTCAACGATACGGAACTGAACATGGCGCTTAGTGCCCATGCCATTACATTGACGCCCGGAGAGCTGGTGGTCGAAATCGATGGGGATGGCATCATGTACACCCATTGCCTCGATACAAGCCGGACCGAAGAGAATATCTCCGACGCACAGGAAATGCGACGGGAACTGCTGGATAAGATCATTCCGTAA
- a CDS encoding proton-conducting transporter membrane subunit — protein sequence MTGHLLLLPIFIPFVGAAIALLLRKNNRREATWSLIAMSASLLASILLFAVVWRTDQPLVFQSGNWPAPFGITLIADLLAAIFVVMIQLVVVMGIVYAIGSRDSVVRYPAFYVLFLMLAAGLTGAILTGDLFNFYVFVELVLISGSVLTAIADHQRSTEAAYKYMYLSLLASFFILLGIGALYVSYGTLNMADLAAQISTQGNRLLLMPAIALLFAAFMVKSAIFPFHFWQPDLYMTAPTAVGAVLSSVVGKLGVYGFLRMTTLLFVAQAPQIRSFLIVLGVAGVIFGGLSAIGTNDVKRMLAYSSMAQIGFITVAIGWGTEAALMAAIVFAFNHALIKSAMIMIAGFVASWTPGKSAAFQTLSGAGRSLPAAGVLFFIGGLALSGIPPTNGFISKMLLFGSGIDGAYDWSLLLIGLASILTLIYTVRAFNRIWWQKAASPSEVDVECPPAGDRLIAPAFLIGCVLVLGIWAQPLVRAAEEASTWLGDPGIYIRAVLGG from the coding sequence ATGACCGGTCATCTGTTGTTATTACCCATTTTCATACCGTTCGTCGGCGCGGCGATAGCATTGCTGCTGCGCAAAAACAACCGCCGCGAGGCCACATGGTCGCTGATTGCCATGAGTGCATCTTTGCTCGCCAGCATTCTGTTGTTCGCCGTCGTGTGGCGAACTGATCAGCCGCTGGTCTTCCAGTCAGGGAATTGGCCGGCGCCCTTCGGCATCACCCTGATAGCCGATCTTCTGGCAGCTATCTTTGTGGTCATGATCCAGCTGGTCGTCGTGATGGGTATCGTCTATGCCATTGGTTCCAGGGACAGCGTGGTTCGTTATCCCGCTTTCTACGTGCTGTTCCTGATGCTCGCAGCAGGCCTGACAGGTGCTATCCTGACGGGTGATCTCTTTAACTTCTACGTTTTTGTCGAGCTTGTGCTGATTTCGGGATCTGTGCTGACCGCTATCGCGGACCACCAACGCAGCACCGAGGCAGCCTACAAGTACATGTACCTCAGTCTACTGGCCTCCTTTTTCATTCTGCTGGGAATTGGAGCCCTGTATGTGTCCTACGGTACGCTCAACATGGCCGATCTGGCGGCACAGATCAGTACCCAGGGCAACCGTCTGTTGCTGATGCCTGCCATCGCACTGCTTTTCGCCGCCTTTATGGTCAAGAGTGCGATTTTCCCCTTTCACTTCTGGCAACCCGATCTGTACATGACGGCACCGACCGCCGTTGGCGCCGTTCTGTCATCGGTCGTTGGCAAGCTCGGCGTGTACGGCTTTCTGCGAATGACCACCCTGTTGTTCGTGGCCCAGGCGCCACAGATACGCAGCTTCCTGATCGTTCTGGGCGTGGCTGGTGTGATTTTCGGCGGCCTTTCGGCCATTGGCACCAACGATGTCAAACGCATGCTGGCTTATTCCTCCATGGCCCAGATTGGCTTCATCACGGTGGCTATAGGTTGGGGAACGGAAGCAGCCCTTATGGCGGCCATCGTCTTCGCCTTCAACCACGCGCTGATAAAATCGGCCATGATCATGATCGCCGGCTTTGTGGCCAGTTGGACGCCCGGCAAGTCCGCCGCCTTTCAGACCCTGTCCGGTGCAGGAAGATCGCTGCCTGCAGCCGGCGTGCTGTTTTTCATAGGGGGGTTGGCCCTGTCGGGCATCCCGCCGACCAACGGCTTTATCAGCAAGATGCTGCTGTTTGGCAGTGGTATCGATGGAGCCTACGATTGGTCGCTGTTACTGATTGGCCTGGCCAGCATTCTCACCCTGATCTACACGGTCCGAGCGTTCAATCGCATCTGGTGGCAAAAGGCAGCAAGCCCATCGGAGGTGGACGTTGAGTGTCCACCCGCGGGTGATCGCCTGATCGCACCTGCGTTCCTGATCGGCTGCGTATTGGTTCTGGGCATTTGGGCTCAACCACTGGTTCGAGCTGCAGAAGAAGCCAGCACGTGGCTGGGCGATCCAGGTATCTACATCCGGGCAGTTCTGGGAGGTTAA
- a CDS encoding monovalent cation/H+ antiporter complex subunit F codes for MESILIVVLHAALVIHIVMIAIAVWRVWRGEDVIDRLIATDLVTTLMLAVVILVALILRDSIYIDVALGLAALGFIGTLALAKYVADEQMF; via the coding sequence ATGGAATCCATCCTTATCGTCGTACTGCATGCCGCCCTGGTCATCCACATCGTCATGATCGCCATTGCTGTCTGGCGCGTCTGGCGCGGGGAGGATGTAATCGATCGCCTCATTGCCACCGATCTGGTGACCACGCTCATGCTGGCCGTGGTGATCCTGGTTGCCTTGATTCTACGAGACAGCATCTACATCGATGTGGCTCTGGGATTAGCAGCCCTGGGCTTCATCGGCACCCTGGCCCTGGCCAAGTATGTAGCAGATGAGCAGATGTTCTAA
- a CDS encoding sodium:proton antiporter, giving the protein MELLTALAIGALFAIGMFQILRRNIIRSVIGLIIIGNAINLFLLSTGAYDALGPAYSTVPGTRSGALPQALILTAIVISMGSVAFVLSMLYIISARYGTSDMDELDGLKH; this is encoded by the coding sequence ATGGAACTGCTCACCGCCCTGGCCATTGGCGCTCTTTTTGCCATCGGCATGTTTCAGATCTTGCGCCGCAACATCATCCGATCGGTGATCGGCCTGATCATTATCGGCAACGCCATCAATCTCTTTCTGCTGTCGACGGGTGCCTATGATGCCCTGGGCCCCGCCTATTCCACGGTTCCGGGAACGCGCAGCGGTGCCCTGCCGCAAGCACTGATTCTGACAGCTATCGTCATCAGCATGGGCAGCGTGGCATTCGTCCTGTCCATGCTCTATATCATTTCCGCTCGCTACGGCACCAGCGACATGGACGAGTTGGACGGGTTAAAACATTAG
- the mbhE gene encoding hydrogen gas-evolving membrane-bound hydrogenase subunit E, translated as MSPILMLPLIIIFAAAGVAALFGLPRLNRRLTISQQSWLLSLAPLAAFIILLLMLPEINAGKILIWQVSWIPSLGLSLGFYLDGLGMLFALLVTFIGISIIIYTGQYFKGDQEAWRFLVYILLFMGSMLGLVMSGDIITLFIFWEGTSITSYLLIAYKTDSEEARRGAYKALVITGGGGIALLAGLLFVSYVAGGTDMVTILNSGDILRSSALYPVMLALVAFGAFTKSAQVPAHIWLPSAMSAPTPASAFLHSATMVKAGIFLMARMNPSLGFTEAWFWLLTIVGMIAMVVGAYLGLKQNDLKALLAYSTISQLGILMMLIGQDDASGFKALVIGVSAHALYKSALFLVVGIVDHETGTRDLRRLGGLARVMPYTFVIAFIAALSMAGLPPMFGFLAKETLLASSLHPSLPPIVSQLFTASVVFAGAFMLAQAGMLVWDTFIGKPKDPTIHGHEAPWAMLLAPAIPASLSLIIGLLPGPKEEAMLLANAATDAFGAPVKVSLTFWHGLNVPLLLSGVAISLGFLLFLFRDSVRSFQNRAPAWFSFDTIYAWVMAAIDQLAYWATRMQQGHLRTYMAIVIAGTALLTGLFGGLRLLPNTSELGPLGSTVEFEFWLLQFFVLLLIVGASLATVVLQRDFYAILALGASGLSMAVLLVLEPAPDVALVQIVVDILSVVILVLALTRLPLLQRRQAQDLRRRVGIARGQVLRDMVLSAAMGLIVTILALVALVSRPRESDVTPFYEANAKAMTGATDIVGAVVVDFRALDTVMEIAVFAMAGFGIYSLLRYAARTHGDTRWRQTIIPLAIRSLPTSGIGGLPVSSFIRVPAFVTLPLSIVLATTHLMFGHDQPGDGFTAGVIVGLAMGLWYVVFGFDEAQRRLRWVRPGLYIACGLLLAVINGAIAAILTGSFLGNEDYGKLVGLHLPGSFHISSSFIFELAIFITVIGSVAYMLGTLGHPEFQDEESEQDLQEIGEIQGS; from the coding sequence TTGTCCCCGATCCTGATGCTGCCGCTGATCATCATATTTGCCGCGGCTGGTGTCGCAGCCCTCTTTGGACTTCCGCGTCTCAATCGCCGACTGACCATTTCACAACAAAGCTGGCTGCTGTCCCTGGCCCCCCTCGCGGCCTTCATCATCCTGCTTCTGATGCTTCCGGAAATCAACGCAGGGAAAATCCTCATATGGCAGGTGTCCTGGATTCCGTCCCTGGGTCTGAGCTTGGGTTTCTACCTGGACGGGCTTGGCATGCTCTTTGCCTTGCTGGTCACATTCATCGGCATCTCGATCATCATTTACACCGGCCAGTACTTCAAGGGAGACCAGGAAGCCTGGCGCTTTCTCGTTTACATCCTTCTCTTCATGGGTTCCATGCTGGGCCTTGTCATGTCGGGAGATATCATTACCCTTTTCATATTCTGGGAAGGAACCAGCATCACATCCTATCTTCTGATCGCATACAAAACTGATTCTGAGGAGGCCAGGAGGGGCGCATACAAGGCACTGGTCATCACCGGCGGTGGTGGTATTGCCCTGCTGGCCGGACTGCTGTTTGTCAGCTATGTCGCCGGCGGCACCGACATGGTCACCATTCTCAACAGCGGCGACATCTTGCGAAGCAGCGCCCTTTACCCCGTAATGCTCGCCCTTGTCGCCTTCGGCGCATTCACCAAGAGTGCCCAGGTTCCGGCTCATATCTGGCTGCCCAGTGCAATGAGTGCACCAACGCCTGCCAGCGCCTTCCTGCACTCGGCAACCATGGTCAAGGCTGGGATTTTTTTGATGGCGCGCATGAATCCATCCCTGGGCTTCACCGAGGCGTGGTTCTGGCTGCTGACCATTGTGGGCATGATCGCCATGGTTGTCGGCGCCTACCTTGGCCTGAAACAAAACGACCTAAAAGCCCTGCTGGCCTACTCCACCATCAGCCAATTGGGCATCCTGATGATGTTGATTGGCCAGGATGATGCATCTGGCTTCAAGGCGCTGGTGATCGGCGTTTCGGCCCACGCACTCTACAAAAGCGCCCTCTTTCTGGTCGTAGGCATCGTCGACCACGAAACAGGCACCCGCGATCTGCGCCGGCTTGGCGGCCTGGCCAGGGTCATGCCCTACACCTTTGTGATTGCCTTCATCGCCGCGCTTTCCATGGCCGGTCTGCCGCCCATGTTTGGATTCCTGGCCAAAGAGACCCTGCTGGCCAGCTCCTTGCATCCATCTTTGCCGCCGATTGTCTCGCAACTGTTCACAGCCTCCGTGGTGTTTGCCGGCGCCTTCATGCTTGCCCAGGCAGGCATGCTGGTGTGGGACACCTTCATAGGCAAACCGAAGGATCCCACCATCCATGGCCACGAAGCGCCGTGGGCCATGCTGCTGGCACCGGCGATCCCGGCTTCACTCTCCCTGATCATCGGACTTCTGCCTGGGCCCAAAGAAGAAGCCATGTTGCTCGCCAATGCCGCCACAGATGCGTTCGGGGCGCCCGTCAAGGTGTCGCTGACCTTCTGGCACGGCCTCAACGTGCCATTGCTGCTCTCCGGTGTGGCTATTTCCCTTGGGTTCTTGCTCTTCCTGTTTCGTGACAGCGTGCGAAGCTTTCAGAATCGCGCGCCGGCCTGGTTCAGTTTTGACACTATCTACGCATGGGTAATGGCCGCCATCGACCAGCTTGCCTATTGGGCAACAAGAATGCAACAGGGCCATCTGCGCACCTACATGGCGATCGTGATCGCCGGTACCGCCCTGTTGACAGGGCTGTTCGGCGGCCTCCGTCTGCTTCCAAACACTTCCGAGCTTGGGCCGCTGGGGTCCACAGTTGAATTCGAGTTCTGGTTACTACAATTCTTTGTCTTGCTTCTGATCGTGGGGGCCTCTCTGGCAACTGTAGTGCTGCAGCGCGACTTCTACGCCATCCTTGCCCTGGGCGCATCGGGGTTAAGCATGGCTGTTCTGCTAGTACTGGAGCCGGCACCGGATGTAGCTCTTGTTCAGATCGTGGTTGACATCCTTTCTGTCGTGATTCTGGTACTTGCCCTTACCAGGCTTCCCCTGCTGCAACGTCGGCAGGCTCAGGATCTACGAAGGCGAGTCGGCATTGCGCGGGGCCAGGTTCTGCGCGACATGGTGCTCTCCGCCGCGATGGGCCTGATCGTCACCATTCTTGCCCTGGTTGCCCTGGTCTCTCGTCCGAGAGAGAGTGACGTGACGCCCTTTTACGAGGCCAATGCCAAAGCCATGACAGGCGCCACCGACATAGTAGGCGCCGTAGTGGTCGACTTTCGCGCCCTGGATACCGTGATGGAGATCGCTGTCTTCGCTATGGCTGGTTTTGGAATCTATTCGCTGCTGCGTTATGCCGCTCGCACCCATGGCGACACCCGCTGGCGCCAAACGATAATTCCGTTGGCCATAAGGAGTCTTCCAACCTCTGGCATCGGCGGTTTGCCAGTGTCGTCCTTTATCAGGGTGCCCGCTTTTGTGACATTGCCCCTCTCCATCGTGTTGGCCACTACCCATCTGATGTTCGGCCACGATCAACCAGGAGATGGCTTCACAGCAGGTGTGATCGTAGGCCTGGCCATGGGATTGTGGTATGTGGTATTTGGCTTCGATGAGGCGCAGCGGCGCTTGCGCTGGGTGCGACCCGGGCTCTACATCGCCTGTGGTCTACTGTTGGCAGTGATCAATGGGGCGATTGCCGCCATTCTCACCGGTAGTTTTTTGGGCAACGAAGACTACGGCAAATTAGTGGGCCTGCACCTGCCCGGTTCTTTCCACATCAGTAGTTCCTTCATTTTTGAACTGGCCATATTCATTACAGTCATCGGCAGCGTCGCCTACATGTTGGGTACCCTGGGACATCCGGAGTTCCAGGACGAAGAAAGTGAGCAAGACTTGCAGGAAATCGGAGAAATACAAGGGAGTTAA
- the mnhG gene encoding monovalent cation/H(+) antiporter subunit G, which produces MDQTLQLLTIVVVVIGTFFSVVGILGYLRFPDAYTRLHATGKVGVFGVVLLLVAAAFWTPLGWAKALLLIILLMMAGPVSAHAIASAAYRVGIPMAEGSRDDLAPLVEHPQTVSPLKQEP; this is translated from the coding sequence ATGGACCAAACACTACAACTACTTACCATCGTCGTCGTGGTTATCGGCACCTTCTTTTCGGTGGTAGGCATCCTGGGCTACCTTCGGTTTCCCGATGCCTACACCCGGCTGCACGCAACTGGCAAAGTCGGGGTCTTTGGCGTGGTGTTGCTGCTGGTTGCTGCGGCCTTCTGGACACCCCTGGGATGGGCCAAGGCGCTGCTTCTGATCATCCTGTTGATGATGGCGGGACCCGTTTCCGCCCACGCCATAGCATCTGCGGCATACCGCGTCGGCATCCCTATGGCCGAAGGATCCAGGGATGACCTGGCGCCACTGGTGGAGCATCCCCAGACCGTTTCGCCCCTCAAACAAGAACCGTAG